In Nitrospinota bacterium, one genomic interval encodes:
- a CDS encoding response regulator, protein MNQTPKPFTILIAEDDEDDYLLTLEALKEAGVDNEMHWVKDGDELLEYLTSCTNGANGASNELPGLILLDLNMPKKDGREALTEIKSNPKFRKIPVIVMTTSSAETDIAKSYDLGVNSFIQKPVRFNELVDLAKVLFNYWIKTVKLPH, encoded by the coding sequence ATGAATCAAACTCCCAAACCGTTCACCATACTCATTGCCGAAGATGATGAAGACGATTATTTGTTGACTCTGGAAGCGTTAAAGGAGGCCGGGGTGGACAATGAGATGCATTGGGTGAAAGACGGCGATGAGCTCCTGGAGTATTTAACATCCTGCACCAATGGGGCCAATGGGGCTTCCAACGAATTGCCGGGGTTGATCCTTCTCGATCTTAATATGCCCAAAAAAGATGGCCGGGAAGCTCTGACGGAAATAAAATCCAATCCTAAATTTCGTAAAATTCCTGTGATCGTGATGACAACCTCATCGGCGGAAACAGACATCGCCAAGTCCTATGATTTGGGCGTCAATTCTTTCATCCAAAAGCCTGTCCGGTTCAATGAATTAGTGGATCTGGCCAAGGTGTTATTTAATTACTGGATAAAAACGGTAAAACTGCCTCATTAA
- a CDS encoding ATP-binding protein, giving the protein MEQRALKILIVDDDDDDAFLTEDLIREGLTKPSPEIDRARSHEEALKLLAETTYDLCMLDYRLGEGTGIGLLQALRSQNITTPIILLTGQGDQEIAVEAMKSGADDYIVKGKLSCELLTKSIRHAIQLHKEAERRKHTEAMLKKSHQELTLAHEELQASLDKLKSAQNQILRSEKLAGIGRLAAGVCHEILNPLNIISGHTQALQMERKEDQSLLEDLGSVTEEIHRIEKIISGLLKFSRKGDVELKYTDINRELESVLSIIQSEMNGEGIEVVREFDSDLPKLLLDNDRMRQVYLNIINNAKYAMSGGGKLTVRTQVLEGKNASQVEPGSSPSNPEKDGFLRICFTDTGPGIKPEHLGKIFDPFFTTKPEDKGTGLGLSVCYSIIEKHGGSLEAESDGKHGTTFLIDLPLSQNQNNESPFLDEVPDMKAGKIILGDSSEVRIGDKAFTVGYPLSNILGNKPKYSEGVINAISGVRNDPKSFQISIPIQPGNSGGPLFNDKGEVIGIVTSSLDAQATSTVAGNFPQNVNFAIKSTFIKNLLPTLPETLISPTGLVPVPVYSESNRPDFINQIQNNIVLLEIER; this is encoded by the coding sequence ATGGAACAACGAGCACTCAAAATTCTAATCGTTGATGATGATGACGACGATGCGTTTTTAACCGAAGATCTCATCCGGGAAGGTTTGACCAAACCCTCCCCGGAAATCGACCGCGCCCGGTCGCATGAAGAAGCCCTGAAGCTATTGGCAGAAACCACCTACGATCTTTGCATGCTCGATTACCGGCTGGGAGAAGGCACGGGCATCGGGTTGTTGCAGGCCCTGCGATCCCAAAACATCACCACACCCATCATTCTCCTGACCGGACAGGGCGACCAGGAAATTGCCGTTGAGGCCATGAAATCCGGCGCCGACGATTATATCGTCAAGGGCAAACTATCCTGCGAGTTACTGACAAAATCCATACGGCACGCGATTCAACTCCACAAGGAAGCCGAGCGAAGAAAACACACCGAGGCAATGCTGAAAAAATCCCATCAGGAGCTGACTCTGGCTCATGAAGAATTGCAAGCATCTCTTGACAAGCTCAAGTCGGCCCAAAATCAAATTTTACGTTCTGAAAAGCTGGCCGGAATCGGACGTCTGGCCGCAGGCGTGTGCCATGAAATTCTCAACCCCCTCAACATCATATCCGGACACACTCAAGCGTTGCAGATGGAACGGAAAGAAGACCAAAGCTTATTGGAAGACCTGGGCTCCGTCACCGAAGAGATTCACCGGATAGAAAAAATCATCAGCGGGCTCTTGAAATTCTCCCGCAAGGGGGATGTTGAGCTGAAATACACAGACATCAATCGTGAACTGGAATCGGTGCTTTCAATCATACAAAGTGAAATGAATGGCGAAGGTATTGAGGTGGTCCGTGAGTTTGATTCTGACTTGCCCAAACTCCTTTTAGACAATGATCGGATGCGGCAGGTCTATTTGAATATCATCAACAATGCCAAATATGCCATGTCCGGCGGCGGCAAACTCACGGTTCGGACCCAGGTTCTGGAAGGCAAAAACGCTTCCCAGGTTGAACCCGGAAGCTCTCCCTCCAACCCGGAAAAGGACGGGTTCCTGCGTATCTGTTTTACCGATACCGGCCCTGGCATCAAACCAGAACACCTGGGGAAAATTTTTGATCCCTTCTTCACCACCAAACCGGAAGACAAAGGCACGGGACTGGGCTTGTCGGTTTGTTATTCCATCATCGAAAAACATGGCGGGTCCCTGGAAGCTGAAAGCGACGGCAAACACGGGACCACGTTTTTAATCGACCTGCCTTTAAGCCAAAATCAAAACAACGAATCGCCATTTCTGGATGAGGTCCCGGATATGAAAGCGGGGAAAATTATTCTGGGAGATTCCTCGGAAGTCCGGATAGGCGATAAAGCTTTTACCGTGGGTTATCCATTAAGCAACATTCTCGGGAACAAGCCGAAATATTCCGAGGGTGTGATCAACGCCATATCCGGAGTGAGGAACGACCCTAAATCGTTCCAAATCAGCATCCCGATTCAACCAGGAAACAGCGGCGGCCCCTTGTTCAACGATAAGGGGGAGGTTATCGGAATCGTGACCTCATCTCTTGACGCGCAAGCCACTTCCACTGTCGCCGGAAACTTTCCCCAAAACGTAAACTTCGCCATTAAATCAACTTTTATCAAGAACCTGTTGCCCACTCTTCCCGAAACTTTAATTTCCCCAACAGGACTGGTTCCTGTTCCGGTGTATTCAGAAAGTAATCGCCCGGACTTTATCAATCAAATTCAAAATAATATCGTTTTGCTGGAAATCGAACGTTAG
- a CDS encoding integrase arm-type DNA-binding domain-containing protein gives MPLTDIKARNAKPKEKTRKLYDERGLYLEISPKGGKWWRFKYRYEGKEKRLSLGVYPDVNLKLARERRDDARKLVANGIDPSENRKAEKLTKGGGNCFEAVAREWYAKYSTNWSANHGGRIIRRLERDIFPWIGDKPIAVVNAPELLSVIQRIEKRGALETAHRALGNCGQVFRYAVATGRAERDPSGDLRGALPPAKGEHFAAVTEPKQVAELLRAIDGYEGSLIVACALRLAPLVFVRPGELRKAKWEDIDLEGGEWRYIVTKTQTQHIVPLSRQAIEVLKELQPLTGNGPYVFPGARSKDRPMSDNAILAAMRRMGIGKEEMSGHGFRAMARTMLDEVLGIRPDFIEHQLAHAVRDPNGRAYNRTAHLPERRKMMQDWADYLDKLKADAKVIPLRRGA, from the coding sequence ATGCCTTTGACCGATATCAAAGCCCGTAACGCCAAGCCCAAAGAGAAAACGCGCAAGCTTTATGATGAACGTGGCCTGTATCTGGAAATCTCTCCAAAAGGCGGCAAGTGGTGGCGTTTCAAATATCGTTATGAAGGCAAAGAAAAACGCTTATCTCTCGGTGTTTACCCTGATGTGAACTTGAAACTGGCACGAGAGCGGCGAGACGATGCCCGAAAGCTGGTTGCTAATGGCATTGACCCCAGTGAAAACCGCAAAGCTGAAAAGCTGACAAAGGGTGGAGGAAACTGCTTTGAAGCCGTGGCGCGGGAATGGTACGCCAAATATTCTACCAATTGGTCGGCGAACCACGGCGGGCGAATCATTCGGCGTTTGGAACGAGACATATTCCCATGGATTGGTGATAAACCGATTGCAGTGGTGAACGCACCTGAACTGCTTTCTGTGATACAGCGCATTGAAAAAAGAGGAGCACTCGAAACCGCACACCGGGCCTTGGGCAATTGCGGGCAAGTCTTCCGTTATGCAGTCGCTACTGGGCGTGCCGAACGCGATCCCTCCGGTGATCTTCGTGGCGCTTTGCCCCCAGCCAAAGGCGAACACTTCGCCGCTGTGACCGAGCCGAAACAAGTGGCAGAGTTGCTGAGGGCCATAGATGGCTATGAAGGTTCTCTCATTGTGGCCTGTGCCCTGCGTTTGGCTCCGCTCGTGTTTGTGCGACCTGGAGAATTGCGCAAAGCCAAATGGGAAGATATTGATCTGGAAGGCGGCGAATGGCGCTACATCGTAACCAAAACCCAAACCCAGCACATCGTTCCCCTGTCTCGGCAAGCCATAGAAGTATTGAAGGAATTACAGCCTCTAACTGGAAACGGACCGTATGTTTTTCCGGGAGCGCGAAGCAAAGACCGGCCCATGAGCGACAATGCCATCCTTGCGGCCATGCGGCGCATGGGCATCGGCAAAGAGGAAATGAGCGGTCATGGATTCCGGGCCATGGCCCGAACAATGCTGGATGAGGTTTTAGGAATCCGTCCCGACTTTATCGAGCACCAACTGGCCCATGCGGTGCGCGACCCCAATGGACGGGCCTACAACCGGACAGCGCATTTGCCTGAACGCCGTAAGATGATGCAGGACTGGGCGGACTATCTGGACAAGCTTAAAGCCGACGCGAAAGTGATACCGCTCCGGCGGGGGGCTTAA
- a CDS encoding glycosyltransferase family 4 protein: MIISRMDHAPKKRCLLSLQYHSLPDALGGAWGLTHEVNKRLVDRGWEVHLITCKPDDALPDYEVIDGVHFHRIRKRDSKNIVSLWRAIKKRINSICRQTSLSLVHIHNPLVGFLALLSPRLRRIPKVTHFHSSWLDEEKINRAAQKPAGGVARIFFHLKLASILRVIKFMEGRCFKDSRSILFLSEYSRRHFLKYYPKRKARLRVIPGGVDVNAFFPLEPDQDRSALREALQLPTDRPVLLTVRRLEARMGLDNLILAAGQIVERAPELDFLIVIGGKGALREKLQALVKQNDLENRVRLVGMITREHLPYYYRSADVFILPTLAIEGFGLVTVEALASGLPVLGTPVGGTVEILKDIDESLLFPGTTPEALSRRIEKFIKNPKPFEALKSRCRERAVQYYSWEKVLDLIEDEFLLVLGK, translated from the coding sequence ATGATAATATCCCGTATGGACCACGCTCCCAAGAAACGCTGTCTCCTTTCCTTACAATACCACAGTCTCCCGGATGCCCTGGGTGGCGCCTGGGGGTTGACTCACGAGGTCAACAAACGCCTGGTGGATAGAGGATGGGAGGTGCACCTGATCACCTGCAAGCCGGACGATGCCCTGCCTGATTATGAAGTGATTGACGGGGTGCATTTTCACCGTATTAGGAAAAGGGACAGTAAAAACATCGTCAGCCTCTGGCGGGCGATCAAAAAGCGTATCAATTCCATTTGTCGGCAAACGTCTCTTTCTTTGGTCCACATCCACAATCCGCTGGTGGGATTTCTAGCTTTACTGAGCCCCCGGCTGCGGCGAATTCCCAAAGTCACTCATTTTCACAGTTCCTGGCTGGATGAAGAAAAAATCAATCGCGCGGCCCAAAAGCCAGCGGGAGGAGTGGCGAGAATATTTTTTCATCTGAAACTGGCCAGTATTTTGCGCGTCATAAAATTCATGGAGGGGCGGTGTTTCAAGGATTCCCGGAGCATTTTGTTTCTGAGTGAATATTCCCGCAGGCACTTTTTAAAATATTACCCGAAAAGAAAAGCCCGCTTGCGGGTGATTCCCGGAGGCGTGGATGTGAACGCATTTTTTCCTCTGGAGCCGGATCAGGACCGTTCCGCCTTGCGCGAGGCCTTGCAGTTGCCGACGGATCGTCCGGTTCTGCTCACCGTCCGGCGGTTGGAGGCGCGTATGGGTCTGGATAACCTGATCCTGGCGGCGGGGCAAATCGTGGAACGCGCTCCCGAGCTGGATTTTCTGATCGTCATCGGTGGCAAGGGAGCCCTGCGGGAAAAACTGCAAGCCCTGGTCAAACAGAACGACCTGGAAAACCGGGTACGGCTCGTGGGGATGATCACCAGGGAACATCTTCCGTACTATTACCGTTCTGCGGATGTTTTTATTTTGCCAACCCTTGCAATCGAGGGGTTTGGGCTGGTGACGGTGGAAGCGTTGGCCAGCGGATTGCCGGTTTTGGGAACGCCTGTCGGTGGCACGGTTGAAATCTTGAAAGACATTGATGAGAGTCTCCTGTTTCCGGGGACCACACCCGAAGCGCTTTCCCGCAGAATCGAAAAGTTTATTAAGAACCCCAAACCTTTTGAAGCCTTGAAATCGCGATGTCGCGAACGTGCCGTGCAGTATTATTCCTGGGAAAAAGTGCTCGACCTGATAGAGGATGAGTTTCTTCTGGTGCTGGGAAAATAA
- a CDS encoding Fic family protein has product MTTKHHKPAFLKISTAELNYSQFAKEYEQAIYALGLLEGSQKNLQNPDLLISPLSAKEAAVSSKIEGTVSTVSDVFLYEAGGKPLESDTVQVVNYRRAMRHAIDELKEGRKITSHLIESLHATLLRGVGHKGNYGKYRENSVWVAEKRTDPIEKAIYVPPESHLVRDYMENLIDYIENGQEGSLIKAGLFHYQFEAVHPFDDGNGRLGRLLIPLILFNEKKISSPILYLSGYFEAHRDEYLSVLHEVDKTGKYERWLAFFLRSVAEQLKVTQKLIEDIYNLYNDIRTLFEVTKSPYLIPFVDFIFEFPSFTLPQAQKKLQSNSRLTVDRLIRLFEEKGIIQDLNIRAGRSKIYLFKPLLDLLR; this is encoded by the coding sequence ATGACAACTAAACACCACAAACCCGCTTTTTTAAAAATATCGACGGCAGAATTAAACTATAGCCAATTTGCGAAGGAATATGAACAAGCCATTTACGCGTTGGGTTTGCTTGAAGGGTCACAGAAAAACCTACAAAACCCTGATTTGCTCATCTCCCCTTTATCTGCAAAAGAAGCAGCGGTGAGTTCAAAAATTGAAGGGACGGTGAGTACCGTTTCTGATGTGTTTCTCTATGAAGCTGGAGGAAAACCCCTTGAATCGGATACGGTACAAGTTGTTAATTATAGAAGGGCCATGCGGCACGCCATTGACGAATTGAAGGAAGGACGAAAAATAACCAGCCACCTTATAGAGTCGCTTCACGCTACTCTGCTTAGAGGGGTGGGGCATAAAGGAAATTATGGAAAATACAGAGAGAACTCGGTTTGGGTTGCGGAAAAAAGAACAGACCCCATAGAAAAAGCGATTTATGTTCCACCTGAATCTCATTTGGTCAGGGATTATATGGAAAACCTAATTGATTATATCGAAAATGGTCAAGAGGGATCACTGATCAAGGCGGGATTGTTCCATTACCAGTTTGAAGCAGTGCATCCGTTTGATGATGGAAATGGTCGTCTGGGAAGGCTATTAATCCCACTCATTCTCTTCAACGAAAAAAAAATTTCATCCCCAATTTTGTATTTGAGTGGATATTTTGAAGCTCATCGAGATGAATATTTATCAGTCCTTCATGAAGTTGACAAAACCGGAAAATATGAGCGCTGGTTGGCTTTTTTTCTTCGCAGTGTTGCAGAACAATTAAAAGTTACTCAGAAACTCATTGAAGATATTTATAACCTCTACAATGATATTAGAACCCTATTTGAGGTTACTAAATCCCCATATCTTATACCTTTTGTGGATTTTATTTTTGAGTTCCCCTCTTTTACACTTCCTCAGGCGCAAAAGAAATTACAGAGTAATTCCCGACTTACGGTTGATAGACTTATAAGACTTTTTGAAGAAAAGGGAATTATACAGGATTTAAACATTCGCGCAGGACGTTCAAAAATCTATCTTTTCAAACCTCTTCTTGACCTGCTACGTTAG
- a CDS encoding tetratricopeptide repeat protein yields MGVVVLLLYVGGCIFVSRDREVSLTRRLTGFGMAWMLITLLPTSSFVPLLDMAVEHRTYLPMVGFSLLLAGLLVHFVNEFKLSVKSSIHFGKGWVPVVRASAVLILICFAAGVVKRNAVWKDEVSLWADAKKKAPNLVRPYNNLGEAYDKQGKYDLAIKEFEAAIQLSPGYFFGLNNLGNVYGKKKNYPQAIHYFEKALAQKPDYAPAHYNLARAQHLVGKPQAALQSYRQAIRFNPYFEQAFFNLANLALQTGQIEEAIANFHRFLKMQPDHARARFGLGNAHAMQGQLDKAYAEFEQSAILDPEFVFPQVNMANIQMQKGNVDQAIDIYNGVLLRKPELAGIHKNLGMIFYQFKKDVDKAAFHFEESLRLEPNQPQASILQGIVADLRAKK; encoded by the coding sequence ATGGGAGTCGTGGTTTTGCTCCTTTATGTGGGGGGCTGTATTTTTGTCTCCCGCGATAGAGAGGTTTCCCTGACTCGGCGGTTGACGGGGTTTGGCATGGCCTGGATGTTGATCACCCTGCTCCCGACGTCAAGCTTTGTACCCTTGCTGGACATGGCCGTGGAGCACCGCACCTATTTACCGATGGTGGGTTTTTCCCTTTTGCTTGCAGGGTTGCTGGTCCACTTCGTGAATGAGTTCAAATTGTCGGTTAAGAGTTCTATTCATTTCGGCAAGGGGTGGGTTCCCGTTGTTCGGGCCTCAGCGGTTTTGATTCTGATATGTTTCGCGGCGGGGGTTGTGAAGCGCAATGCCGTTTGGAAAGATGAAGTCAGCCTGTGGGCCGATGCGAAAAAAAAAGCCCCCAACCTGGTTCGGCCCTATAACAATCTGGGAGAAGCCTATGACAAACAAGGAAAATACGATCTGGCAATTAAAGAATTTGAAGCCGCGATTCAACTGAGTCCCGGTTATTTTTTTGGGCTGAACAACCTGGGCAATGTTTACGGCAAGAAAAAGAATTACCCGCAAGCGATTCACTATTTTGAAAAAGCTCTGGCGCAAAAACCGGACTATGCCCCGGCGCATTACAATCTAGCCCGCGCCCAGCATTTGGTAGGAAAACCGCAAGCGGCGCTTCAGTCTTATCGTCAAGCGATTCGCTTCAATCCTTATTTTGAGCAGGCTTTTTTTAATCTCGCCAATCTGGCTTTGCAAACGGGTCAGATCGAAGAGGCGATTGCGAACTTTCACCGTTTTCTTAAAATGCAGCCCGATCACGCCAGGGCGCGGTTTGGCCTGGGCAACGCTCACGCCATGCAGGGTCAGTTGGATAAGGCATACGCCGAATTTGAGCAATCCGCCATACTGGACCCGGAATTTGTTTTTCCGCAGGTCAACATGGCCAATATTCAAATGCAAAAAGGCAACGTCGATCAAGCCATCGATATTTATAACGGGGTGCTATTGCGGAAGCCGGAGTTGGCGGGCATTCATAAGAATCTCGGGATGATCTTTTATCAGTTCAAAAAAGATGTAGACAAAGCAGCGTTTCATTTTGAGGAATCCCTTCGGCTGGAACCGAATCAACCGCAAGCGTCGATCCTCCAGGGCATCGTGGCTGATCTACGAGCGAAAAAATAA
- a CDS encoding DJ-1/PfpI family protein produces MARLTGKNILFIIPRDYYDEDELAPLMEIMKQEEARVLVASSKLKDAVGMKTGTIMPDVLIVDAMEGITGDSYVSGGRGTRQIIGVFHGVILIGGKGARSYLWKDELVRLLVADRYHNSMVVGAIGSAVPCLIPATLINDFDVAAGNDKHTLKELDKANIKLSENSVSAHERVITAANASAVKEFAEVFITEVMKTPKK; encoded by the coding sequence ATGGCTCGATTAACCGGAAAAAATATTCTTTTCATCATCCCCAGGGATTATTACGACGAAGATGAATTGGCCCCCCTCATGGAGATCATGAAACAGGAGGAAGCCAGAGTGCTCGTCGCCTCATCCAAGCTAAAGGACGCCGTTGGCATGAAAACCGGAACAATTATGCCTGATGTGCTGATAGTGGATGCGATGGAGGGAATCACGGGAGACAGTTATGTCTCCGGAGGGAGAGGAACCCGGCAAATCATAGGTGTTTTTCACGGAGTCATCCTCATAGGCGGGAAAGGAGCCCGGTCCTATTTGTGGAAAGATGAACTGGTACGTTTATTGGTTGCTGACCGTTATCACAACTCAATGGTGGTCGGAGCCATTGGCTCGGCAGTCCCCTGCCTGATTCCGGCAACTCTGATCAATGACTTCGATGTGGCCGCAGGAAACGATAAACATACCCTAAAAGAACTGGATAAAGCCAATATCAAACTTTCAGAAAACAGCGTCTCCGCTCACGAGCGGGTCATCACAGCCGCCAACGCATCAGCCGTAAAAGAGTTTGCGGAAGTTTTCATCACCGAGGTAATGAAAACCCCTAAAAAATAA
- a CDS encoding STAS-like domain-containing protein, with product MESEFKLKLFDIVKTSTPSGRISEDGIPGGDTILNMILENWDQYEKINVYFEGIAQMTRPFIDEAFAKILETHSLDDFNSKLYFPDASDKIVQALSGAIKLRIKIIKAAKDRKDSADGF from the coding sequence ATGGAAAGCGAATTTAAATTAAAATTGTTCGATATTGTCAAAACATCCACCCCGTCTGGAAGAATATCTGAGGACGGCATTCCGGGGGGAGACACGATCCTTAATATGATCCTGGAGAACTGGGACCAATATGAAAAAATAAATGTTTATTTTGAAGGCATCGCGCAAATGACCCGTCCTTTTATAGACGAAGCGTTTGCTAAAATCTTAGAAACCCATTCCCTGGATGATTTTAATTCCAAACTTTATTTTCCAGATGCGAGTGACAAAATCGTACAAGCGTTGAGCGGGGCCATTAAACTGCGGATTAAGATCATCAAAGCGGCCAAGGACAGGAAGGACTCGGCAGACGGGTTTTAA
- a CDS encoding peptidylprolyl isomerase, which yields MSDAQSNEIAVIDTSLGKIEVGFFEDKAPGHVKNFKDLAGKGFYDGTIFHRVIPGFMVQGGDPNSKSQDRSTHGTGGPGYTIKAEFNDVPHTRGVLSMARSQDPDSAGSQFFIVVKDSSFLDGQYTVFGEVLDGMDVADKIVNSPRDGNDNPNERIEMKAVKIESR from the coding sequence ATGTCCGATGCACAAAGTAATGAGATTGCCGTGATCGACACCTCTCTGGGTAAAATAGAGGTCGGTTTTTTCGAAGATAAAGCCCCAGGGCATGTCAAGAATTTCAAGGACCTGGCGGGTAAAGGGTTTTATGACGGCACGATCTTTCACCGGGTGATTCCCGGTTTCATGGTTCAGGGTGGAGACCCCAATTCCAAAAGTCAGGATCGGTCCACGCATGGAACCGGCGGTCCCGGTTACACTATTAAGGCAGAGTTTAATGATGTGCCCCACACGCGGGGCGTCCTGTCCATGGCCCGATCCCAGGACCCGGACAGCGCCGGATCGCAGTTTTTCATTGTGGTCAAAGATTCTTCATTTTTGGATGGACAGTATACGGTGTTCGGAGAAGTTCTCGACGGGATGGATGTGGCCGACAAAATTGTTAATTCTCCCAGGGACGGCAATGATAATCCCAATGAAAGAATTGAGATGAAAGCCGTGAAGATCGAAAGCCGGTAA
- a CDS encoding DUF3488 and transglutaminase-like domain-containing protein, whose product MQLKTGFLFFNYCLTAMGLLCLSFSHVFSPWLGVLLGSALLTCLVLEIKNVLPLKPHLKVLTSSGSLLALPLLYFGFDLPLLDLLVWVLIFLLFSRLIFKTELNDYLFGYVLNLICLLLGAMVAHDLIFALLFLSFYLVLCGGLIHYHLMAEQTGNHSPPEVFKQYEGKEYLRGRLFGFSVVLMLLTLAVTTLIFAGFPRLGMGIFPSESKSPVTGFSEAVRLGDIGTIKENTAVVMRVEFSQKGEPYRPETPVYWRGVVLDHFNGSSWFSTDRQKRKFVNHPGTGVQLFTQEPESSPIRQDIYMDGFDSNVIFTPAIPRFIDGDFRHLQVNTDFALKTLDRNARLNTVTLISDPIAPPQYRTQDKLDMKSEKRRKKFLQLPAMSSEITRLAERLTQSTEETTASNILNYLISNFDYTLELEKEPGHTTLDHFLFTRKKGHCEYFASSMVVLLRLAGIPARLVNGFLGVEWNDWGQYMVIRQQHAHSWVEAYFPEKGWVRYDPTPSDPAFFENELHDPLSRALDLMRLNWQRYIVRYSMKDQILFFTGLKSTGEETLESIQELATMDREEVKIFISDNFKRFLLFIAFGVALIFVWRNHSHWHFFDSPPLPGLDLPENAEKIGRPRNPQTTALDPQGIP is encoded by the coding sequence ATGCAACTGAAGACGGGTTTTTTATTTTTTAATTATTGCCTGACGGCGATGGGGCTCCTCTGTCTGTCGTTCAGCCATGTATTCTCCCCCTGGCTTGGGGTCTTGCTTGGGTCCGCCCTGCTTACCTGCCTGGTACTGGAGATCAAAAACGTCCTGCCCCTCAAGCCGCACCTGAAAGTTTTGACTTCCAGCGGAAGCCTTCTTGCCCTGCCACTGCTTTATTTCGGTTTCGATCTTCCGCTTCTGGATTTACTGGTATGGGTTTTGATTTTTCTGCTTTTTTCACGGCTGATCTTTAAAACAGAACTCAACGACTACCTGTTTGGCTACGTGCTGAACCTCATTTGTCTGCTTCTCGGAGCCATGGTTGCACATGATTTAATATTTGCGCTGCTTTTCCTTTCGTTTTACCTGGTTCTATGCGGAGGACTGATCCATTACCACCTGATGGCGGAACAAACGGGCAATCACAGCCCTCCAGAGGTGTTTAAACAATATGAGGGCAAGGAATACCTGCGGGGCCGCCTGTTCGGCTTTTCTGTCGTGTTGATGTTGTTGACACTGGCAGTGACGACACTGATCTTCGCCGGATTTCCGCGTCTGGGCATGGGAATTTTTCCATCGGAGTCAAAATCGCCAGTCACCGGGTTCTCGGAAGCCGTGCGACTGGGCGATATTGGAACGATCAAAGAGAATACTGCGGTGGTCATGCGCGTTGAATTTTCCCAAAAAGGAGAACCCTACCGCCCCGAGACCCCTGTCTACTGGCGCGGGGTGGTCCTCGATCATTTCAATGGCAGCTCCTGGTTTTCCACCGATCGGCAAAAAAGGAAATTTGTCAACCATCCGGGAACCGGGGTCCAGCTTTTTACACAGGAGCCTGAATCAAGCCCCATCCGGCAGGACATCTATATGGACGGGTTCGATTCCAACGTGATTTTTACCCCGGCCATCCCCCGATTTATAGACGGAGATTTTCGCCATCTGCAAGTAAACACGGATTTTGCTCTGAAAACCCTGGACCGGAATGCCCGTCTCAATACGGTGACACTGATCTCGGACCCAATCGCTCCCCCCCAATACCGCACCCAGGACAAACTCGATATGAAGTCCGAAAAGCGGCGAAAAAAATTTCTGCAACTCCCCGCAATGAGCTCCGAGATCACCCGGCTGGCGGAACGACTGACTCAAAGCACAGAAGAAACCACGGCCAGCAACATTCTGAACTACCTGATCTCCAATTTTGATTACACACTGGAGCTGGAAAAAGAGCCGGGTCACACCACTCTCGACCATTTCCTGTTCACCCGAAAAAAAGGCCATTGCGAGTATTTTGCATCTTCAATGGTCGTCCTCCTGCGCCTGGCGGGAATTCCGGCGCGTCTTGTGAATGGTTTTTTAGGGGTCGAATGGAATGATTGGGGACAATACATGGTCATCCGCCAACAACACGCCCATTCCTGGGTCGAGGCCTATTTTCCAGAGAAGGGATGGGTCCGTTACGACCCCACCCCCTCCGATCCTGCATTTTTCGAAAATGAATTGCATGACCCGTTGAGCCGCGCTCTTGATCTCATGCGCTTGAACTGGCAACGCTACATCGTTCGCTATTCCATGAAAGACCAAATCCTGTTTTTCACCGGCCTCAAATCGACCGGAGAAGAAACTCTGGAATCTATTCAAGAACTTGCCACAATGGACAGGGAGGAAGTAAAAATATTTATTTCAGATAACTTCAAGAGATTTCTCCTGTTTATCGCATTCGGGGTTGCATTGATTTTTGTCTGGCGGAATCACTCCCATTGGCATTTTTTTGATTCCCCCCCCCTTCCCGGCCTGGATTTACCGGAAAATGCTGAGAAAATTGGCCGCCCTCGGAATCCACAAACAACCGCACTGGACCCACAGGGAATTCCTTAA